In the Acidobacteriota bacterium genome, TTCCGTCGGCAACGATCCCAGGATTCCCCAAGCCAGGGTAGCGGCGAGCAGGCAACCGATAGCGCCGAGGGCGAGCCAGCCTACCGGCGTGGTCACCCGCATCAGCTGGTCGAGCTGCTCCGGGGAAGAAAGTCTTTCGAGGGCGACTTTGCGGAAGATCACGGCGCTCCTCCTCGTGGGTCGGGGACCGTCTCTAGGTCGCCGAGTCGGTAGGGGTCGGCGACGGCGGTGAGGGTGGCGGTCTGAAAGCGTAGGTCGATCAGCGCCTGGGCGTAGGCGAGGCGGGCGGTGATCATGCGCTGGCGGGCGGCCGTCAAGCGGTCCCGCTGGGTGATCACGTCGATCAGGGTGGAGGCCTCGGCGCGCAGCTTCTTTTCCTCGTTGGCGACGGCTTTCTCGAAGAGTCGAACCGAAGCCGCCGCCAAGCGCACCTGCTGACGGCTGCGCTCGACCGCGTCGACGGCCGTCGGGACGTCCGCCGCGAGGCCTTTGAGGAGCTCTTCGACGAGCAGCTCGGAGGTGCGATCGCGAGCCGTCGCCTGCAGCCATCGGCCCTCGGCGGCGCGGTTGCGCAGGGGCAGGCCGAGCTGCAGCCGTAGCTCGCTGCTCAGGCCGGGGCTGTTGCGCACCGTGGAGCTGAAGAAGTCGTCGACGGAGGATCCCTCGATGGCTCCGGAGTAGCTCGGGACGAAGGTCAGATCGAGGGCTGGAAGCAGGCCGCTGCGGGCTGCCGTGCGCAGCGCCGTGGTGGCCTCTCGACGCAAGCGCAGAGCAGCCAGGTCGTGGCGGCGCTCGGTGGCGAGATCGACGAAGCGCTGCGCTGCCGGCAGTGTCGGGAGGTCCGCCGAGGCGGTGATGGTGGGAAGCGCATCACTCGGCGGTGCCAAGGCCTGGAGGGCCTGGGCGTCGAGTCCCATCTCGCGCCCGAGATCCTGACGGGCGGCGAAGAGGGCGCTTTCGGCGGCGATGCGATCGATTTCCTTGGCGGTCAGGTCGGCCTCGATCAACACCAGGTCGGCGCGCGGCGTCTGGTCCGCGTCGACCAGCAGCCGGGTGGTCGCCAGCAGCTGCCGCGAGCTGTCTTCGGTGGCCTGCAGGATGGCCAACCGGTCCTGAGCGGCGACGGTGCGCCAGTACTGGCGGGCGACACTCCGCACCCGCCCCTCGATCAGCTGGTGGAGGTCGCGCTCGGCGGCTGCGACGTCGAGTCGCGAGGCTCGCTCGTCGGCCGCCGTGGCGGTTCGTCCCCGGCCGCGCAGCAGAGGTTGGGTGAGGGCGAGGCTCAGGGTGCCGACGTTGACGGTGGCGTCAGCGACGGTGCCCGGATCGCGCTCGATGTCGAAGCGCGGTTGGAGCAGGGTGCCGCCGCGCAACAACCGATCGAGGCCGAGGCCGAAGCCCAGGACCTCGCTTTCATCGGCGCTGTCGGGACCGGTGGCGAGGCGCGAGTCGATCCACGATCCGCTGGCCGAGAGCAGGGGCTCGAAGGCGGAGGCGGCGATTTCGAGACCACCGCGAGCGATCTCGAGCTGCTGTCGTGAGCGCTCGATCTGCGGGTCATTTTCGAAGGTAATATTTATCGCGGACGTTAAATCGACCTGTGAGTGCGATGTTTCCTGGGCTCGGGCCGACACGGGGTCGGACAGGCAGGCCACCATGGCGACCGCAGCCAATACCCGAAG is a window encoding:
- a CDS encoding TolC family protein, encoding MVACLSDPVSARAQETSHSQVDLTSAINITFENDPQIERSRQQLEIARGGLEIAASAFEPLLSASGSWIDSRLATGPDSADESEVLGFGLGLDRLLRGGTLLQPRFDIERDPGTVADATVNVGTLSLALTQPLLRGRGRTATAADERASRLDVAAAERDLHQLIEGRVRSVARQYWRTVAAQDRLAILQATEDSSRQLLATTRLLVDADQTPRADLVLIEADLTAKEIDRIAAESALFAARQDLGREMGLDAQALQALAPPSDALPTITASADLPTLPAAQRFVDLATERRHDLAALRLRREATTALRTAARSGLLPALDLTFVPSYSGAIEGSSVDDFFSSTVRNSPGLSSELRLQLGLPLRNRAAEGRWLQATARDRTSELLVEELLKGLAADVPTAVDAVERSRQQVRLAAASVRLFEKAVANEEKKLRAEASTLIDVITQRDRLTAARQRMITARLAYAQALIDLRFQTATLTAVADPYRLGDLETVPDPRGGAP